The DNA segment TCCAGGCGCTCGCGCACTACATGGCCGACGCCTCGACGCGCATAGACGGCGGCCGCGTGCTCGTGCACGAGGCGGCGTGGAATCGCGCGCAGGGCCGCAGCGTCTCGCGCTTCGCGCCGATGGCGAAGCTGTTCGCCACCAACACCTATCAGGACGTGACGCGCACCTGCGCACAGATCTGGGGCGGCGTCGCCTTCACGATCGAGTACGACACGCAGCTCTTCTTCCGCCGCGCGAAGGAGCTGCAGCTCTCGTGGTGGGACGTGCCGTACCTCGAGGAGCTGATCGCGGCGGACGTGCTCGACGCGTAGGGCCTTCGGCTCACCCCCCGACTCTCACGCTCCCGAGCCGCTCGCCCGAGTGCTGGGTGCGCAGCTCGTACTCGACCACCTCGGTCACGATCGCGCCGCCAGCCTGGACGTCCGTGATGCGCAGCAGCACGTCGAGCGAAGCGCCGCCGAACGTGCCGAGCTTGTCTCGAATCAGCTGCGCCTCCTCCGCGGGCACGCGCCACACCTGCGCTTCGAGTCCGTTCGCGAAACGCAGCTCCGCCTTCTCGCGCATCGCGTCGAAGTACACGAACTGACTCGGCGCGAGCGCGCGCACGGTGAATTCGCCGTAGCTCGGGTCGTACTCGCTGAGCTGCGCGGCGAGCGTGAGGCGCAGTGCGCCGACGTCGCGAACCGCGTTGCGCGCGGCCTCGAGCTCGCTCCGAATCAGGTCGCGCTGCGCGGGCTTGTCGACGGCGCGTGCGGAGATGACGCGAAAGTCCTCCTCCACCCAGCGCGTGATCGGCGGCTCGGTGCCGGTGAGCTCGTAGCGCAGCAGCACGATCGCGAGCGCCTCGGGGTTCACGAGCTCGCGAGTGCGGCCGCCGATTCCCGGTCGAGGCGCCGGCGCCTCGCGCTCTGATCGCGCCGCGGGATTGTCAGGGGTTGGCGACGCCGACTGCGGAGCATCCGGCGCGACTGCCTCACTCCCCGCTGCCGGCGAGGCATCGCGCTCCCCCTCGCCTCCGCACGCCGCCGCGAGTGCGAGCGCGCTCGCGAGCGCGATGCGAGCGCTAGAGCTGCGGCGCATCGGCGTTCTCCGCGGCTTCCTCGACCTCGCGCGCCTTGCGCGCGTTCTCACCCGCTTGCAGCGCCTCCTCGGTCGACACGATCGCCTGATAACCCGTCGCTTGGTCGATCACGCCGACTTGCATCGACTGCGCGAGCTGACGGTTGCTGTCGAGCGTCATCACCATCGCCTGGACGACGAGGCCGCAGTCGGGCGAGAAGCTCGTTCCGCCGTCGGGGCTCGAGATGCCCATGCAGCTCGAGAAGAGCGGGGAAGTCTCGCCGACCGCTCTCCCGCGCGGGTCGTAGATCCAGTCGAGCCGGCGTTGCCCATTCTGGCTCTCTTGGTTGCGCGACGGAGGCCCGTACTTCTTGACGAGCGCGTCCGCGACCGACGCCGCGGTCGGGTTCTTGCCTTCCGCGAACCACTCCTCGCGCGCGACGGCGATGACGCGCTCATCGCCCGGCATGCCCATCGACGCGACGTACCACTTCGCTTGGCCGGGGAACATGTCCTGCACGACGGCGTTGCCAGCGCGGTCCATCCAGCCCTCGCTGAACTCTTTGCGCACCTCGTCCGCGGTCTTCTCGCGCTCGGCGAACTTCGCCGTGAAGCCTTGGCGAATCGTCTGGCCGTACGTCTGCATGTTGAACTGCCGCGAGCCCTCTTCCGCGACGAGCAGATCGTGCGTGCACAGCACGATGTTCTTCGCATCGTCGAGCGTGAGCCCCGGCCGCACGCCCACCACGTCGTCGACGGGCGCCCCGTCCGCGCGCTCGGGCGTGTCGATGTCCGCGGGGCAATCGACGTCGCCGCGCTTCTCCTCCGCGACCTCCTCGGCGCTCATCACCTCTTCGGGAGCGTTGCCGCGCCCCGAGCTCGGGTCCGGCAGGCCGAGCTCGTCATCGTCCGAGCCGCAGCCCGCGAGCGCGCAGCCCGCGATCAACACCAACGCGTAGAGCTTCTTGTGCATGGAGATCTCCTCTCGCGCAGCGCACGCCGCCGCGCTCGTCAGGGGCGGCGCGTCAACACCGCGCTGCGGATGTTCGAGCGAATCGGGTCTTCGCTCTGGGACTGCTCGATGCTGCCGTCGGCGAGCACGCGGCCGACGTAGCGGTACCAGCCCTGCTTCGCGTAGAGCGAGTACCACTCGCCAGTGATCGTGTCGTTCGCGAGCACGCCGCGAATTTCGTAGTGCGGCCCCGCTCCGGCGGGCGGCCAGGTGCACAGCATCCGCACGCTCACGCCGGTTTGAGTGAGACTGCAGCTGCCTTGGCGGAGGTATGCGTACTCGCCGCTCAGGTTTGGCGTGCGCGCCGCGGGCCCTGCGGCGGGCACGAGCGACACGTCGTCGAGACCACAGCTGTTGTCGGTGTCGCGATTCACGAACGCGATCGTCGTCGCCGCACTCGCTGCAGTGATCGGAACACGCACGGGTAGCCAGTGCTGCGCGCCGGGGACGTTGCCGCTGTTGCGGAACACGTCGGCCGGCTTGCCGTCGACGAACAGCTCGATCGCGCTCGTCTTCCCGAAGCCGCGGGCGACGACGTTGCCGACCGCGAAGCTCAGCTCGTAGCGAGCGCCCGGCTGCGTGCGAACCGTTTGCTGCACGCCGGTCGCCGTCCTGCTCAGACCTGTTAGGTCGAGACACTGCGCGCCGCTGCGCGCGTTGAAGGTCGTGGCGCCGTTCGCATATTGGCCGCTGATCGGCGCAACGTTTCCGCGAGCACCGATCACGTCCCAGCCCGGGAACGCCTGGCCCTGCGCGAAGAGTTGGTAGCGGCCCAGCGGGACGACGGGCTGCTCGAACCCGCCATTCGCGACCAGCAGGGCGGCGCGCGGTTGCAGCGCGCTGAGCTCGTTCGCGACCTGCTGCAGCTCGGCGCACGCCGAGACCGCGAGCGCGATCGAGGCCATGGCGACACCTCTCCAACCACTGCGCGAGTGCCACATGCCTCGGGCCCGCGCGCTCACGCGGCTGCTCCGGCGTGCTCGGCCCACGCCTCTTCGACGACTTCCAGGTTGCGCACGCCCCGGCGGCGCATCCACCAGCCGAAAATCAGCAGCGGGATTCCGATCGGTGCGAGCAGGATCAGCACGGTGCAGAGAGCGCCCATCACCATCACGTACGTGCCGGCGAGCTTCGGGAATTTCGCTGCGGTCACGAGCTTCATGCGCTGCGTGTGCAGCACATCGGGGTCGCGCGTTCCGATCGACTTCAGGAATCCGATCGCCGACTGCTTGTCGAGCCGCAGCAGTGGGCTCCGTTCGATTTCCATGTTTGCCTCCCGGCCGCTCTGCGCCGGCGTGGCGCGGGTTCTCGGCCTTCATTGCGCATTGCGCGAAGGCCCCCGCGAATCCGTCATCGGCTGGCGGATTTTTTTGCGCCCGCGTGAGAAGCTGGGCGAAATGCCGGACGCCGACGTGAACGCGCTGTTCGACCTCACCTACGCCGAGCTGCGGCGGCTCGCGGCCAGCGTCCGCGGCGGGGACGCCAACGCCACGCTCAGCGCCACCGGGCTCGTGAACGAGGCGTGGCTGAAGCTCGCGGGCGCGCCGCCGCGCGGTGTGGAGAGTGCGCTGCACTTCAAGCGAATCGCGGCACGGGCGATGCGGCAGGTGCTGGTCGAGTCGGCGCGCAGGCGGCACGCCGAGAAGCGCGGCGGCGACGTCGCGTTCGTGACGCTCGACGCCGAGGCAGAGTCGGTGGCAGCGAGCGCGGGCGATCTGCTCGCACTCGACGCTGCGCTGGCCGAGCTCGCGAGCGTGAGTCCGCGTCAAGCGGAGATGATCGAGCTGCGCTTCTTCGGCGGGCTCGGCGCGGCGGAGACTGCGCAAGCCCTCGGCGTCTCCGAGGCGACGCTGCTGCGGGATTGGCGCGCGGCACGCGCGTGGCTCGCGGCGACGCTGCGCGGCGACGCGTGATGGACGCGCAGCGCTGGGAGCGTGCGCAGCGACTCTTTCTCGCGGCGTCCGAGCTGCCCGCCGCGGAGCGCGACGCGTGGGTCGACTCGCACGCGGGCGGCGATCTCGCACTCGCTCGCGAAGTGCTCGCGATGCTGCGCGCGGACGCCGACGCCGCGCTCGTCGACGCGCCCCTCGCGCGCGTCGCGGGCTCACTGCTGGATGCGCCGCTCCCGACCGTCGCGTTCGGGCCCTACCGCGTGACGCGAGTGCTCGGCGAAGGCGGCATGGGAGTCGTCTACCTGGGCGAGCGCGCCGACCTAGGCAGCGTCGCAGCGATCAAGGTGTTGCGGGACGCGTGGCTCTCTCCCGCGCGGCGCGAGCGCTTCCTCGCCGAGCAGCGAACGCTCGCGCAGCTCGTGCATCCCGCCATCGCGCAGCTGCACGACGCCGACACGCTCGCCGACGGCACGCCGTGGTTCGCGCTCGAGTTCGTAGACGGCGTCCCGATCACCGAGTACTGCCGCGCGCGCGGTACCACGCTGGACGGCCGCCTCGAGCTGTTCGCCGCGGTCTGCGCCGCCGTCCAGCACGCTCACGCTCACGCGGTGATTCACCGCGACATCAAGCCCTCGAACATTCTCGTGACGCACGCCGGCGCGGTGAAGCTGCTCGACTTCGGGATCGCGAAGCACCTCGAGAGCCTCGCGGAGCCGGCAGATCAGACGCGCACGGGCCTGCGCCTGATGACGCCCGCCTATGCCGCGCCCGAACAGATTCCCGGCGAGCGCGTCGGCATTCACATCGATGTCTACTCGCTGGGCGTGGTCCTCTACGAGCTGCTCACCGAGCACACACCGTTCGATCTCACAGGCATGACGCCCGCCGAGGTCGCTTCCGCCGTCGCGGAACGCGAGCCCGAGCGCCCGTCGCTCTCCGCCGCTCGCGCGGAGAGTCGCAGCGCGGTGAGGCGCGTGCGCGGCGCGAGCATCGCGTGGAGCGATCTCGACGTGCTGTGCCTCACGGCCATGCACAAGGAGCCCGCGCGCCATGGTCGCGATCTACCGCAAGGCGTATCCCGAAGGGCACTACCTCGTGGGCGTCGCAGTCTCGAACGTGGGCAGCGTGTTCATGCGCTCCGAGCGTCACGCCGAGGGCGAACCCTACTTCCGCGAGGCCCTCGCGATCTTCGAGGCGACGCTTCCCGCCGATCACCTGAACATCGGAATCGCGCGCATCAAGCTCGGGCGCACGTTGTTACGGCAGGGCAAGACCGCCGAGGCCGCGCGCGAGACGCTCGCCGGGCACGACATCCTCGCGAAGCAGCAGGAGCCCTCGGTGAGCTGGCTCGAGTCGGCCCGCGGAGATCTCGTGGAGGCGTACACGAAGCTCGGCGAGCCCGCGCTCGCCGCGCGCTATCGAGGCCCGCCCTGAGCGCGGCGCCTTGCGGCCAGCGCGCGCTGAATCTCCCCAAACCGCTCGCGCGAGATCTCGAAGCGGGCGAGGAACACGAGGCTCACCAGGAAGAACAGCATCATGCCGGGGCCCTGGAGCAGGCCGAGGCGCATGATCACGTCTGCGGGCACCGAGCCGACGGCCGCGTTGGCGGCGCCTTCGGGGAAGCCGATCGCCTGCAGCAACACGCCGCCCAGGAAGTTGCCGACGCCCGAGACGGCCTTGTTCATGAACGCGATCGCCGACACGAAGATGCCTTCCTGGCGTAGGCCCGTCTGGAGCTCGCTCTCGTCGACGACGTCCATGATCATCGACGAGTAGAGAATGCCGAGCTGGATCGCGGCGAAGACCATCAGGCCGGCGTGCGCCATCACGGCAACGAGCAGCGCAGTCGTGCCGTTCTCCGGCATCCAGCCGAGCAGCCGCAGCACGATCGCGAGCGGGCCGAACAGCACGGCGAAGGTCGCGAGCGCGATGGCGGTGCGGCGCTTGTCGAAGCGCGCACTGATCGGGCGCGCGGCGAGCACGCCCCCGAGCACGGGCACGATCGCGAGCCCCGACATCAGCGCGAGCTGATCGCTGCGGAACTCCCAGAAATACGTGTTCATGTAGGTGCCGAACACTTCCTGGACGCCGAGCGCGCTCGCCGAGAACAGCGCGGCCACGAGCACCATGCGGTACGAGCGATTCCCGAGCGCATTGCGCACTTCCGATGCGAAGCGCCGCGGTGAGAAGAGCGGGCCGGAGCTCGCGGACTGGCGCAGCGTGGGAATGAGCGAGTGCGTGCCGGCAGACGAGGCGAGAATCGCGAACGCGGCGAGGACGGCGCAGTAGAGCCCGAGCGCGGGGTAGTTATCAGGGTCGAGGCGGCCGGTGATGCCTTCGCCCGTGTCGGCGAGGAACACGCGCCAGCCCATCAGGCTCACCGAGATCGCCCCGAGCCAGCCCAGCATCCAGCGGAAGGACACGAGGCTCGTGCGCTCGTCGTAGTGCGCGGTGATCTCGGGCCCGAGCGCGCTGCTCGGCACCATGTAGAAGGTGAGGAAGAGGCGGACGCCGACGGAGAACGCCGCCATCCACGCGAACAGGCCCGCGGTGCCGAGGCCCTGGGGCGGCGCCATCAACAGGTAGAAGCACACGCCCATGGGCAGCGCGGCGAAGTACATGAAGGGGTGACGCCGTCCCCAACGCGAGCGGAAGTTGTCGGAGATCGAGCCCATCAGCGGGTCGGTCACCGCGTCGACGACCATCGCGACGAGGATCGCGGCGCCGGCCCAGCCTGCGGGTAGGCCGAGCACCGCGCTGTAGTAGAGCATCAGGAACGAGTTGAAGACGGAGTTCTTGGCTCCGTCCGCGATGGAGCCGGCGCCGTAGGCGAGCTTGATGCGGAGCGGAACTTCGTGCGCGGGAGCTGCTGCAGCGGTCATCGTGCGCGCGACGCTATCGCGGCATCGCGCCCGCGCGTCAGGTCACTTCGACCGTTCCGCTCTCGCTCGCGCGGTGGATGCGCGCGCCGCCCGCGCGCTTCGCGGCGTACATCGCCTCGTCGGCGCGAACGAGCATCACTTCTTCCGAGCTCGCGTGCTGCGGGAACTCGACGAAGCCGATGCTCGCGCTCACCTGGAGCAGCGCCCCGCGCACCGGAAACGGCGCCTGGGCGGCTTCGAGCAGCTTGCGCGAGAAGATCTCGGCGCCCTTCGGGTCGTCGTACTCGCTGAGCAGCACGACGAACTCGTCGCCGCCGATGCGCGCCGCGACATCGACGCCGCGCGTGAGCCGGCGGATGCGACCCGCGAGCAGGCGCAACAGCTCGTCCCCGGCGTCGTGTCCGTGCCCGTCGTTGACGCTCTTCATGCCGTCGAGATCGAGGAACACGAGCGCGCCGCGGCGGCCGAAGCGCTGCGCGCGCCCGAGCGCGTGGCGCGCGCCGAGCTGGAGCTCGAGGCGATTGGCGAGGCCGGTGAGCGGATCGGTCGTCGCGAGGTGTTCGAGCTGCGCAGCCTTGCGGTCGTAGGCGCGGCGCAGCGAGACGGCGAGCGCGAGCGAGACCGCCAGCACACCCGACTCCGTGAGGATCGCGAGGCCGGGGCCAGGATCGATGCGGACCGCGGTCGGTACGAACTCGCTTGCGACCACCAAGGCGAGGCAAGGCGCCGCCCAGACCAGCGCGGCCTGCGCGCCGAGGAAGTGGGCCGTGCTGAGGAGAAGCAACGGCGCGTAGTACACGATGATCGAGCCCGGGTAGCCGCTGAGGATCACGGAGTAGAAGAGGCTCGCGACCGAGAGGAACGCGCCGAGGTGCATCGCCAGGCGGAAGCCGCGCCGACTCGGGTCGCCGATCCGGATCGCGAGCAGCAAGCAAGCGCAGGGAAGCACGTTCGCGAGCGCGATGCCGAAGGCGCCACCCATCAACGGGAGCGCGACGGAGATCAGCGCGCCGTGGGCAGCGAGAATCCAGAGCGGCTGGCGCACCCAGTCGCCATCGACCAGCGCGCGCCCGGGCTGCCGCTCGGCGCCTGCCCGCGGTCCTGTCGCCGTGTCCAACATCCGCGGGAGACATCGTCCCCCGCGCCGCGACGATTGAGCCCTCGTGAGTCCTGCGAGGCCTTCGCGGGAGGCGCCTCAGCCCCGCAGCCCGCGCCGCTTCAGCTCCGCCGCGAGCCGCTCGGTATCCGAGCTGAGCGGCGTCGCGAGCCGGCTCGGGTCGAGCGTGCCCGCGGTGTGCTGGAACATCTTGATCCCGTCGTAAGTGATGAACTTCTCGGGCGTCACCTCGAGCACGACGCGCAGCGGCGAGTCGAGCATCTTCGCGAACGCGTCCGCCGCGGCCTGCTCGCGGCGCAGGTGGAACGCGAACTCCGGGTAGAACCACGCCTTCGTCTCGCGGTCCTCGCGCACGCGGCAGCGGCCCTTGATCGTGATCGTCTTGCTGGGCCCGAGCTCGGTGCCGGTGCTGGTCACGCACACCGAGACCTGCGGGTTGCGCTGGATGGCGGCGATGCGGTGGCGGTGCGCGCCGGCCGTGAGCCACATCTTCCCGTTCTTCCAGTAACAACTCATGATCACGCCGATCGGCCAGCTGTCCTTCGTGCACCAGCTGAACACGCACTCGCGCGACGCACGCAGCAGCTTCTCCTGGTCCTCGGGATCGAGCCGGTAGATCGAGACTTGCTCGTAATTCTCCAAGTCGGACATGGCGTCACCTCCGGCGTGCCTAGTAGTTGGGGACGTAGATCTCGCAGGCGCCCTTGTCCGAGCCCGCGATCACGAGCATGCGCCCGAACGAGTGGTACTGGCCGATCATGAAGCCGAGCTCCGCGATCTCGGCATCGCTGAAGTGCCCGCGCAGCTCCGCGATGAACGCGGCGTCGATGGTGCGGAAGTCCGCGAACATCTTCTCCGCGTAGCGCACCGCGAGCGCCTCGCGCGGCGCGAGCGTGCGCTCGGCTTCGGGCAGGTGGATCTGCTCGATCGTCGCTTCATCGAGCCCTTGACGCGCCGCCGACGCGTACCGTGCGAAGCTTCAAGTGTCGCAGCCGTTCAGCGCGGCGATCTTCAGGCGCGCGATCTCCTTGATGCGCGCGGGCACCGCGCCTTCCTCGTGCGCCGGGCGAAAGAACTTCAGGTAGCGGCCGAGCAGCTCGGGCATCGCGGCTCCGAGATCCAACGGCTTCGCGTGTGTCATCACGTCTCCTTCGTGCGCGTGTCCGCGCGAAGCGGGCGACGCTATCGCGCCTCGCAGCTCACGCGCTGCGAATCACCGGCGCGCTGCTCGACCAGTCGATCTTGCGCACGGGGTCGGTCGCTCCGTCCCAGCCCTCCGCCGCAGTGCGAATGATCGCGAACAAGCCATCCATGCCCGCGGTGCGGGCCATCAGCTGAATCATCACGCCGGGCTGCTCCGTGGAATCGAGGTACGCGTGCGCGTCCCCGTACGCCTGGCGCAGCCGAAAGCTCCCGCTTGCCTCGAGCGCAGCGACTTTCGCGGCGACGTCGTCGCACCAGAACGCGAGGTGCTGGAGCCCGCCCTCGGGATGCGCCGCGAGGTACTCGGAGTAGATCGTGGGCGTCGTGCCGAGCGGCTGGATGACTTCGATCTGCTGGTCGCCCGAGTACGCGAAGGCGGCTTTGAGCTCCGTCTTCACGCGGGCGCCGTCGACGACGGCGTCCATGCCGCGCAGGTGCTCGAGGAAGAAGGGCCCGACGCCGCGCGCGAGCCAGTGGCGCATCGCGGCGTCGATGTCGGGAACCACGTACCCCTGCTGGACGATCGGGCCGAATCGCTTGCTCACGCGAGTCCCCCTTGACGGTCGGGCTCGGGAAACACGTAATGCACTTCGCCGAACGAGTCCGCGGCGAAGACATAGAGCAGTCGCAGCGGCTCGCGGCCCGTGTTGCGCGCGCCATGCCATTCGCCGCCGGGGATGAACACGCTCGTGCCCGCGCGCAGCGCGTGCTCTTCGCCCGCGATGTGCACGATGCCTTCGCCGGAGAGCACGTAGTAAGCCTCGCTCTGCGCGTGCCGGTGGGGATGGAACGGGCTCGGCTGTCCGGGGCCCAGATCGGTGACGCCGAGCGTCAGACCCGACGTCGGCGTGCGGTCGCCGCTCAGGAGCGTGCGCCACAGCACCTTGCCCCGGATCGGGTCGTCCCAGCCCTCGACTGGGCACTCTGCCTCGTGCACGACAACGCCTCGCACCCCGTCCATTTCCATTTCTCTCTCCTCTACTCGGTCGGCGACCGCGCTTGCGTAGCATGCACGCGCAGAGGAGCTCACGTGAGGAAGTTCGGAAAGTCGAGCACGGCGGAAGAAGTCACGGCGAGCGCGAACCTGCGCGGCAAGCTCGCGCTCGTGACGGGCGTCAGCTCCGGCATCGGCGCCGAGACGCTGCGCGTGCTGGCGCTGCGCGGCGCCACGGTGATCGGCACCGCGCGCACCGCCGAGAAGGCGCGCGAGGCCTGCGCGCCGCTCGGGGCGAGCGCGATCCCGCTCGCGTGCGAGCTCGAGAGCCAGGACTCGATCCGCGCCTGCGCGGCGGAGGTCGCGAAGCTCGGGCGTCCGCTCGATCTGCTGGTCGCGAACGCGGGCATCATGGCGCTGCCGAAGCTCGAGCAGGTGAACGGGATCGAGAAGCAGTTCGCGACGAATCACCTCGGCCACTTTCTGCTGACGAACCTGCTGCTCGCGCAAGTCGAGGCGGCGCCAGCCTCTCGCGTCGTCGTCGTGAGCAGCGCCGCGCACCTTCAGGCGCCGCGCGCGGGCATCGAGTTCGACAACCTGAGCGGCGTGCGGGGATACGCCGGCTGGCGCGCTTATGGGCAGTCGAAGCTCGCGAACGTGCTGTTCGCGAAGTCGCTCGCGCGCCGGCTCGGGCCGCAGCGCGCGGCCTACTCGCTCCACCCCGGCGTGATCCCGACGAACCTCGGCCGCCACATGAGCCCGCTCGTCACGCTCGCGATGGGGCTGTTCATGCGCCCCTTCGCCAAGACGATTCCGCAGGGCGCGGCGACGACTTGTTATGCCGCCGCGCACGCGAGCGCTGGACCGAGCGGCGCATATCTCTCGGACTGCGCCGTCGCGAAGGCGAACCCGCTCGCGAACGACGCGGCGCTCGCGGACCGGCTGTGGGAGACATCGGAGCGCCTCACTGGCCTCGCCTGAGGCGCGTCCGAAGGGGACCTCGTCGCCGAGCGCCCTGACTCCGAAGCACTTCAGCCAGACCGGCTAGCCCGCGTACCCCTCCGCGAACACGAGCCGCGTGCGCGCGGTTCGCTCGCGCAGGGCGATGAGCGGCGTGTACTCTGGCGACGCGTACCACGCGCGGGCGCGCGCGAGGCTCGGGAACTCGAGCACGATCAGGCGGCGCGGCGACCAGTCGCCCTCCTTCACCTCGGTCGCGCCGCCGCGCACGAGGTAGCGACCGCCGTACGCCGCAATCGTGGCGGGTACGCGCGCGCGGTACTCCTCGAAGCCAGTGGGGTCGGTGATCTCGACGTCGGCGATCACGAGAGCAGGCATGGGTCCCCTTCGTCGCGCGCGGCCCCGCAGCTCACGGCTGCAGCTCGAGGCCCTCGAGCTTTCCCGTCTCACGCCACTCGGCCATCAGCTTGAAGAAGGGCTCGGGGCCGAGGCCGTAGGAGCCGTTCTGCACGGCGATGCCTTCGACCTTGCCCTCGTTGTTGTAGTAGCCGGGCGTGCAGGCATCGAGGAAGTCGCGGCCGAAGCGCGAGAGGTCGATGATCGTCTGTACCCACGCGTCCTCGGCATCGCGCTTCGCCTCGAATGTGCGCGCACCGCGCCTCAGCGTTTCGCCGATCACGTAGGCGATGTGCTTGCTCTGGTCCTGGAGCAAGTGCGGATAGTTCGCGGTGAACGCGGACTGCTGCGCGCCCATGATCAGCATGTTCGGGAAGCCGTTC comes from the Deltaproteobacteria bacterium genome and includes:
- a CDS encoding DUF642 domain-containing protein; its protein translation is MASIALAVSACAELQQVANELSALQPRAALLVANGGFEQPVVPLGRYQLFAQGQAFPGWDVIGARGNVAPISGQYANGATTFNARSGAQCLDLTGLSRTATGVQQTVRTQPGARYELSFAVGNVVARGFGKTSAIELFVDGKPADVFRNSGNVPGAQHWLPVRVPITAASAATTIAFVNRDTDNSCGLDDVSLVPAAGPAARTPNLSGEYAYLRQGSCSLTQTGVSVRMLCTWPPAGAGPHYEIRGVLANDTITGEWYSLYAKQGWYRYVGRVLADGSIEQSQSEDPIRSNIRSAVLTRRP
- a CDS encoding RNA polymerase subunit sigma-24, with the translated sequence MPDADVNALFDLTYAELRRLAASVRGGDANATLSATGLVNEAWLKLAGAPPRGVESALHFKRIAARAMRQVLVESARRRHAEKRGGDVAFVTLDAEAESVAASAGDLLALDAALAELASVSPRQAEMIELRFFGGLGAAETAQALGVSEATLLRDWRAARAWLAATLRGDA
- a CDS encoding tetratricopeptide repeat protein → MVAIYRKAYPEGHYLVGVAVSNVGSVFMRSERHAEGEPYFREALAIFEATLPADHLNIGIARIKLGRTLLRQGKTAEAARETLAGHDILAKQQEPSVSWLESARGDLVEAYTKLGEPALAARYRGPP
- a CDS encoding MFS transporter — encoded protein: MTAAAAPAHEVPLRIKLAYGAGSIADGAKNSVFNSFLMLYYSAVLGLPAGWAGAAILVAMVVDAVTDPLMGSISDNFRSRWGRRHPFMYFAALPMGVCFYLLMAPPQGLGTAGLFAWMAAFSVGVRLFLTFYMVPSSALGPEITAHYDERTSLVSFRWMLGWLGAISVSLMGWRVFLADTGEGITGRLDPDNYPALGLYCAVLAAFAILASSAGTHSLIPTLRQSASSGPLFSPRRFASEVRNALGNRSYRMVLVAALFSASALGVQEVFGTYMNTYFWEFRSDQLALMSGLAIVPVLGGVLAARPISARFDKRRTAIALATFAVLFGPLAIVLRLLGWMPENGTTALLVAVMAHAGLMVFAAIQLGILYSSMIMDVVDESELQTGLRQEGIFVSAIAFMNKAVSGVGNFLGGVLLQAIGFPEGAANAAVGSVPADVIMRLGLLQGPGMMLFFLVSLVFLARFEISRERFGEIQRALAARRRAQGGPR
- a CDS encoding GGDEF domain-containing protein, whose amino-acid sequence is MLDTATGPRAGAERQPGRALVDGDWVRQPLWILAAHGALISVALPLMGGAFGIALANVLPCACLLLAIRIGDPSRRGFRLAMHLGAFLSVASLFYSVILSGYPGSIIVYYAPLLLLSTAHFLGAQAALVWAAPCLALVVASEFVPTAVRIDPGPGLAILTESGVLAVSLALAVSLRRAYDRKAAQLEHLATTDPLTGLANRLELQLGARHALGRAQRFGRRGALVFLDLDGMKSVNDGHGHDAGDELLRLLAGRIRRLTRGVDVAARIGGDEFVVLLSEYDDPKGAEIFSRKLLEAAQAPFPVRGALLQVSASIGFVEFPQHASSEEVMLVRADEAMYAAKRAGGARIHRASESGTVEVT
- a CDS encoding pyridoxamine 5'-phosphate oxidase family protein, which translates into the protein MSDLENYEQVSIYRLDPEDQEKLLRASRECVFSWCTKDSWPIGVIMSCYWKNGKMWLTAGAHRHRIAAIQRNPQVSVCVTSTGTELGPSKTITIKGRCRVREDRETKAWFYPEFAFHLRREQAAADAFAKMLDSPLRVVLEVTPEKFITYDGIKMFQHTAGTLDPSRLATPLSSDTERLAAELKRRGLRG
- a CDS encoding VOC family protein codes for the protein MSKRFGPIVQQGYVVPDIDAAMRHWLARGVGPFFLEHLRGMDAVVDGARVKTELKAAFAYSGDQQIEVIQPLGTTPTIYSEYLAAHPEGGLQHLAFWCDDVAAKVAALEASGSFRLRQAYGDAHAYLDSTEQPGVMIQLMARTAGMDGLFAIIRTAAEGWDGATDPVRKIDWSSSAPVIRSA
- a CDS encoding cupin domain-containing protein, which encodes MDGVRGVVVHEAECPVEGWDDPIRGKVLWRTLLSGDRTPTSGLTLGVTDLGPGQPSPFHPHRHAQSEAYYVLSGEGIVHIAGEEHALRAGTSVFIPGGEWHGARNTGREPLRLLYVFAADSFGEVHYVFPEPDRQGGLA
- a CDS encoding SDR family NAD(P)-dependent oxidoreductase, with amino-acid sequence MRKFGKSSTAEEVTASANLRGKLALVTGVSSGIGAETLRVLALRGATVIGTARTAEKAREACAPLGASAIPLACELESQDSIRACAAEVAKLGRPLDLLVANAGIMALPKLEQVNGIEKQFATNHLGHFLLTNLLLAQVEAAPASRVVVVSSAAHLQAPRAGIEFDNLSGVRGYAGWRAYGQSKLANVLFAKSLARRLGPQRAAYSLHPGVIPTNLGRHMSPLVTLAMGLFMRPFAKTIPQGAATTCYAAAHASAGPSGAYLSDCAVAKANPLANDAALADRLWETSERLTGLA
- a CDS encoding DUF1330 domain-containing protein; the protein is MPALVIADVEITDPTGFEEYRARVPATIAAYGGRYLVRGGATEVKEGDWSPRRLIVLEFPSLARARAWYASPEYTPLIALRERTARTRLVFAEGYAG